The following DNA comes from Schistocerca piceifrons isolate TAMUIC-IGC-003096 chromosome 3, iqSchPice1.1, whole genome shotgun sequence.
TCTTATTAGATTAATCTTCTGTGATAACTCATTTTTGAGCTTAATCCGAGTAAAGAAGGTCTCAAGAAGAAAACAAGTGTATCTTTTTTACATAAATAGAGATCATTccaatttagttatttattttttattatttatattttcacaCAGTGAATTGGCTGTACATTATCAGCCGAGTATCGCCGGAGCAGCGTGGTAGGCAGCAGCGAAGGGGGCTGCGTGGTAGGCGGCGGCGACGACTGGGGCGGCGGCGGCCACGGCGAGTCCGTTGAAGTTCTGCGCGATGTACTGCGAGCTGTGCGCCGTCACGACGGCCggagcgggggcggcgtaggccacgGGGGCGGCGGCCACCAGGGGGGCGGAGTAGGCCAGGGGGGCAAGGCCGGCTTTGGGGGCAGCGCTCACGCAGCAGGCGGCCGCAGCCAACAGCAATACAATCTGTAGTAAAAAAATACAGTAGTATATTGGGCACATACAATTCTGGCAGTATTTTGACAGTGGTAATACGTGTGCATCATACATAGTGGGACATTGCTCACATGTTCACATACAAAGTCCTGTATGCCAGAAAGGCCATTCTCTCTCAGAAGATTCCATGAAACCGTAATGACAAGTCTCTTGCAAGTGTTTCGGCGGTGGTAGAACGTTTTCATCAATTGCAGTACAAACACCAGTCGtgcattcacataaaaaattctgttcACTACACATAATGAAATTCCTAATGTTGAACATTAAAGAACACTGCATATTCATTTTACTTTGCGAGTGAGCATCTAGTGTCTGTGTTGAATTGTTAACTATGATATGGTACTCACAGGATGATAAATTATAAGAAATGGTAACTAACGTAGAGTTAGTGGAATATTCATACTGAGTCCAGAAACAACTAAAAAGACAGTAAAGACATCGCTGTTGAtaattattattagaaaaaatttcATGGAGTAGGAATCTTCAAACTATTTATTGTTGGTCCTTTCATTTACAACTATTCTTCGTCACCAAGGTTTCTAAAATATCCTTTGTGGTGGAAGGAAGGGTGGGGCAACTTATCCTCATGGCCAACTCTTTTTAATCCTGGTACCGGAATAACTTTTCGTAGTCAAGGAGGGAAGAGAAGAAGGAAACACAATTCGATACAATAGTTTTCTAAGTTACCCAAAGGATGTCTAGTGATGTTAATTGCTGTAGGCAAAGACGTAAGGGGAAATAAATCGACAAAAAGCTGTAAAAAGTACCGTATGTTTCCTTCAAGAGTTTAGATTCCTGATGTTATAGCGAACTGACCATTTGCACGTAAACATACACCTGGAAAAATTTTGTTATTTCGCAGCGTATATCATGTGTTACCTGCAGAACCAGACGTAAAACATAATTTCCTGCGACACACAGCATGAAGGAATAGAAATGTTTAGGTCATGTAATTTTAAGTGTCGCAGAGGACATTATTTTCTTCCGTGGGTACTACTGTTGATCTACAGTTCCCTCGTGTGCGTGAGGTACAAGTCATGTGATGCGCCATTTCTGAATATCAGAACGCAGATTTTAATGTGAAATCCTGAAAGGAGCCTCAATTTCAATAATGAACGGATAAAAGTTCGCATTTTTCTGTTTGAAGACAAATCAACATACGCTGTGTTAAAAAACGTCCCCTCCGTATCCGGGATAATACTATAACAGTAAATCGTTTCTCACGGGGCGCAAGTTAGAGCAACcagtcaaaataataaatatattgtgaCGTTTTCTACATGAGAGCCAGCATATAACTTGAACTGAAAAGCCACTGTGTACAATTCTCTTCCCGATTATTCAGTCTAACATTTTCCTGTAATTCACGCACATCCTTTCAGACGTTTCTGACGAGGTTCAAAGCCTATGTTGCGCCGATGAAATCACTGTTCCATAATCAGCGTAGGTTAAAATTATTGTCGGACCTGATACAATCCCTGATACCTGCCTTTCACTGATAGTGCGTAGCCAATTTCAATAACTAATGAAGCCACATGGAATGAGTCAGAGCTTCAACTTCGCACAGGTTACTCTTCACTCATTCGTACCTGAGCCAGTGAATGATCGAAACTTTGATTCAGGTAGCACATGCGCATTGCCCTCGAACTGCAGGTGTGTATCACAGAGTATTAATCTTCCACTGACAAACAAAACAGTGTACATGCAGAAAACAAAATATCTCACCAAAATTTTCTTTGCCTCATTGCTTACACAATCGTGAAAGCTTAGAGGTGTGTTCGAAAGACAACTAAAGATTGCTCGTCGACAGAAAGAGTACCTTGATCATGTTGTCCGGTGTGGGGAGCTGCTGCCTTCTGAGGACACAGTGGCGCTGCCGGCACTGAGGTCCGTCTTTATAGGCGGAGGCGACGCGGGCGTGGCCTGCATGCTGGGTGACGGCCAGGGTATTGCTCCAGGCCGTGAGCATGCGATACGTAACGTAACGCAACGCAGCGCAACGCAGCGCAGCGCAACGGCACCATACGTAATGCTGTGAAGACACCGGGATGCCTCCAGCACCACGCTCCACGCGAACTTTCAGCTTGGTTCTGTACTTGCACACTATTCAACTGAGGTACTGCTCAGAAGTTGACTCAGCTATTTCATCTGCATGGACAACCTGGTTGTTTAAAAACAAAATCATGTGTATTGTAAGATGCCGTGAGCAGAACATAGTTTATTTTTTCTTCACCCACACACCTCTTGAACGCACTGTAGTACTACAGTGCTCGTTCATACTGTTGAACATAGTAACCACAAAAAGTAAGTCAAATAAATTAGAAACATATGTACACAGTTAAAGTAATCAAGTGAACAGACCATAAATATAATTAGCATAGACGTGTGACGGTAGAAGTAACAAATAAATAACAGGAGTATGATGAATAACATTAACATAGACCAAAATAATCCGATTTAGTCCTACATCTATTTCGTTCCATATAAAATATAGTGCATAGCaaatccctataagttgcagattacAACCTGCATTGAACTATCAACTGTACTGCAGAAGACAGCCACATGAACAACAAAGTAAGGTATACATTCTGGTTAAAACTTTTTGAATTTAATGACAGCAGTTGCAAACTGAATTTATTTTCCTTAACATACGCTTATTGTCGGAGGGAAGAAAATGGAAACCCAGATATGACGGTGAAACGTCACCGAGAGGAGTATGGATGAAGAGAAAACAAGAAATTGTGTTTATCTCAAGGAAGAATCTTCAGAACATGTTTTCATCAAGCGCAATTGGGCACAGAAAGTAAGCTTTCATATATAAAGATTAATATCATCTGTACTGTCCGACAAATCCAACTTTGATCCTGGAATTAAAGAATAAAAGTTAGTCTCATGATAAGATAGAGCCACATTAAAGTATACAGCAATAAGAGCTGGTATTTTGTAATAAAGCGCAGAATTTTAAAGTGGAAATTGCCTTGTCTTGCTTTTAGCATCCTTACTTTTACTGACGGATAGAAGAAGAGAAGGGTATGGTAACAGTAAAAGCAAAATAACATGCTTCCGAGATGTTTACGCCCAATACGATGGCTGTAAATTCTATAGGGAAGTACATGACACAATGGAGACTGAGGTTCAAATACTTAATCCTAGAAGACGAGATTAGAAGCTCTTTTTTATTTCGCATATTCATGACATTGATAAATGTTCTATCTTGATAAATATACTAAGAGGTAATCGTTTCTCAATTACTGTTAACAGTATGAGAAGGCCATTTTCCTGGAGAATCCTCACATGTAGTTAGGGTAAACCTAGAGATCTAGAACAACAAATTCTGCCTCTAGGATTCCGCTTTCTCAGAGGTCAAATTAGATGATAACGAGTTGCAAGCAGAAGAATTTTACTGCGTAAATACACTGTATAAGACTCCAAACATTTGTGGATTCACAGTGAGTTAGCGATGGGACAGCGGCGATGT
Coding sequences within:
- the LOC124790081 gene encoding cuticle protein 38-like; the protein is MIKIVLLLAAAACCVSAAPKAGLAPLAYSAPLVAAAPVAYAAPAPAVVTAHSSQYIAQNFNGLAVAAAAPVVAAAYHAAPFAAAYHAAPAILG